A genome region from Thermogemmata fonticola includes the following:
- the gcvPA gene encoding aminomethyl-transferring glycine dehydrogenase subunit GcvPA, with product MSYLLNTAEEQQAMLAYLGVPSVEELFVAVPPEVRLRRPLHLPPALTELELHRQVEELAQQNASAAQYPCFLGGGAYDHFIPAVVDAIASRSEYYTAYTPYQAEASQGTLQVIFEYQTLMCQLTGLGVANASLYEAGSGVAEAVLMALGVTGRQDGEVLVAETVHPEYRRVLGTYLANLPCSLRVLPAPEGFLDPDDLQAALSDRTAAVVVQSPNFFGHLEEVADLAAAVHRVGGVCIAVFDPISLGLLRRPGDCGVDIAVAEGQGLGIPLGYGGPYLGILACRDEPAYLRRLPGRLVGQTTDRHGQRCWVLTLQTREQHIRREKATSNICTNQGLMALRASVYLTALGPQGLRETAELCLRKAHYAARRLADVAGAELRFRRPFFKEFTLRWPGPTDALPQQLRQRGFLAALPLGRWFPSLADCFSLAVTEKRTRAEIDALADALAHCRPPSRP from the coding sequence GTGTCGTACTTGCTCAACACTGCGGAAGAACAACAGGCGATGCTGGCCTATTTGGGTGTGCCGAGCGTGGAGGAGTTGTTTGTGGCGGTACCGCCGGAGGTGCGCCTGCGCCGGCCCCTGCATCTGCCTCCGGCCCTGACAGAACTGGAACTGCACCGCCAGGTGGAGGAGCTGGCGCAGCAGAACGCCTCCGCGGCGCAGTATCCGTGCTTTCTCGGCGGCGGGGCGTATGACCATTTCATCCCCGCGGTGGTCGATGCCATCGCTTCCCGCAGCGAATACTACACCGCCTACACGCCGTATCAGGCCGAGGCCAGTCAGGGGACGCTCCAGGTCATCTTTGAGTATCAGACGCTCATGTGTCAGTTGACCGGCCTGGGGGTGGCCAATGCCAGCCTCTACGAAGCGGGTTCCGGCGTGGCGGAAGCGGTGCTGATGGCCCTGGGGGTGACGGGCCGACAGGACGGCGAGGTGCTCGTGGCCGAGACGGTCCATCCGGAGTACCGCCGGGTCCTGGGGACGTATCTGGCCAATCTCCCCTGCTCGCTGCGGGTGCTCCCCGCCCCGGAAGGCTTCCTCGATCCGGACGACCTGCAGGCCGCCCTGAGCGACCGCACCGCTGCTGTGGTGGTGCAGTCGCCGAACTTCTTCGGTCATCTGGAGGAGGTGGCGGACCTAGCCGCGGCGGTCCACCGGGTGGGGGGGGTGTGCATCGCCGTGTTCGATCCGATCAGTCTGGGCCTGTTGCGCCGTCCGGGGGATTGCGGCGTGGACATCGCGGTGGCCGAAGGGCAGGGGCTGGGCATTCCCCTGGGCTACGGTGGGCCGTATTTGGGCATCCTGGCTTGCCGGGATGAGCCGGCGTACCTTCGGCGTTTGCCGGGCCGCCTGGTGGGGCAAACCACGGACCGCCACGGCCAGCGCTGCTGGGTGCTCACCCTGCAAACCCGCGAGCAGCACATCCGGCGGGAAAAGGCCACGAGCAACATCTGCACCAATCAGGGCCTCATGGCCTTGCGCGCCAGCGTTTATCTGACCGCGCTTGGCCCCCAGGGTTTGCGGGAAACCGCCGAGCTGTGCCTGCGCAAGGCCCACTACGCCGCCCGGCGCCTGGCGGACGTGGCGGGAGCCGAGCTGCGCTTCCGCCGACCCTTCTTCAAAGAGTTCACTCTGCGCTGGCCGGGACCCACGGACGCCCTGCCCCAGCAATTGCGGCAGCGCGGCTTCCTCGCCGCCCTCCCCCTCGGACGCTGGTTCCCCTCCTTGGCCGACTGCTTCAGCCTGGCCGTCACCGAGAAGCGAACCCGCGCCGAGATCGACGCCCTGGCCGACGCCCTGGCCCACTGCCGGCCGCCTTCCCGGCCGTGA
- the gcvPB gene encoding aminomethyl-transferring glycine dehydrogenase subunit GcvPB — protein MNNVAATELIFELSQPGRRCHRLPACDVPPESPEPDLPERYRAAAPPPLPEVGEVDLVRHYVNLSTRNMSIDTHFYPLGSCTMKYNPKRHERWAALSGFAALHPYQDEESVQGILRLLYELQEFLGEISGLPAVSLQPAAGAQGELTALLIAAAYFRDQGQTHRRKVLIPDSAHGTNPASATLAGFETVTVKSTPQGLVDLTDLRSKLGPDVAVFMITNPNTLGLFERQIRTITDWLHEAGALVYLDGANMNAILGITRPGDFGADMQHYNVHKTFTGPHGGGGPGSGPVAVRDFLAPYLPVPVVVREGERYRLDYHRPKSIGKMHTFYGNVGILLRGYCYIRTLGPDGLKQVSEQAVLNANYLRARVAQVLEVPHPGPCMHEFVASARKLLREKKVRAMDLAKRLLDFGIHAPTVYFPLVVPEALMIEPTETESKATLDAFADTLARIVQEDPDFLRAAPHTTPISRPDEVQAVKQPILRWQPSGASSSSPPAPAAPAAETPQVVPAAS, from the coding sequence ATGAACAACGTTGCCGCCACGGAGTTGATTTTCGAGTTGTCCCAGCCGGGCCGGCGCTGCCACCGCTTGCCGGCCTGCGATGTGCCGCCGGAATCCCCGGAGCCGGACCTGCCGGAGCGCTATCGCGCCGCCGCGCCCCCGCCCCTGCCCGAAGTCGGCGAGGTGGACCTGGTCCGCCATTACGTCAACCTGTCCACGCGGAACATGAGCATCGACACCCACTTCTACCCGCTCGGTTCCTGCACGATGAAGTACAATCCCAAGCGGCACGAACGCTGGGCGGCCCTGAGCGGCTTTGCCGCCCTCCATCCCTATCAGGACGAAGAGTCGGTCCAGGGCATCCTGCGGCTGCTTTACGAGTTGCAGGAGTTTCTGGGGGAAATCTCCGGCTTGCCCGCGGTGTCGCTCCAACCGGCGGCGGGCGCCCAGGGGGAACTGACCGCCCTACTCATCGCCGCCGCTTACTTCCGCGACCAGGGGCAAACCCACCGCCGCAAGGTGCTGATCCCGGATTCGGCCCACGGCACCAATCCCGCCTCCGCCACCTTGGCCGGCTTCGAGACCGTCACCGTCAAGAGCACGCCGCAGGGATTGGTTGACCTGACCGATCTGCGGAGCAAACTCGGTCCGGATGTGGCCGTCTTTATGATCACCAATCCGAACACGCTAGGGTTGTTCGAGCGGCAGATTCGCACGATCACGGACTGGCTTCACGAGGCCGGCGCGTTGGTCTATCTGGACGGGGCCAACATGAACGCGATTTTGGGGATCACCCGTCCGGGGGATTTCGGGGCGGACATGCAGCATTACAACGTGCACAAGACATTCACCGGCCCGCATGGTGGCGGAGGTCCCGGCAGCGGCCCGGTCGCGGTGCGCGACTTCCTCGCCCCCTACCTGCCGGTCCCGGTCGTGGTGCGCGAGGGGGAACGTTACCGCCTGGACTACCACCGCCCCAAGAGCATCGGCAAAATGCACACCTTCTACGGCAACGTCGGAATTCTGCTGCGCGGCTACTGCTACATCCGCACGCTCGGACCGGACGGCCTCAAGCAGGTCAGCGAGCAGGCGGTGCTCAATGCGAACTACCTGCGCGCCCGCGTGGCCCAGGTGCTGGAGGTGCCCCATCCCGGCCCCTGCATGCATGAGTTCGTCGCGTCCGCCCGCAAACTCCTCCGGGAAAAAAAGGTCCGCGCCATGGACCTGGCCAAGCGCCTCCTGGACTTCGGCATCCACGCCCCCACCGTCTACTTCCCCCTGGTCGTGCCCGAAGCCCTGATGATCGAACCGACCGAAACGGAAAGCAAAGCGACCCTGGATGCCTTCGCCGACACCTTGGCCCGCATTGTGCAAGAGGACCCGGACTTCCTCCGCGCCGCGCCCCACACCACGCCCATCAGCCGTCCGGATGAAGTGCAAGCGGTCAAGCAGCCGATCCTGCGCTGGCAGCCCTCTGGCGCAAGCTCCAGCTCCCCGCCCGCTCCCGCGGCCCCGGCGGCAGAAACGCCCCAGGTGGTCCCCGCCGCTTCCTGA
- a CDS encoding alpha/beta hydrolase, translating into MRRLFLLPLLVSCPLLLVGREAMPAADDYTYGPDSQVQPGVPQGKIVKFEWKESKIYPGTQRDCWIYIPAQYDGQTPLCLMVFQDGFNYLNPNGPFRVPIVFDNLIHKKEIPPMAGVFVNPGVFPARKGKDGKFASNRSVEYDTLSKQYAEFLEKEILPEVAKHVKLRPEAEAHGIGGISSGGICAFTAAWERPDLFSKVLSHVGSFTNIRGGDIYPGLIRKTARKPIRIYLQDGSGDLDNEHGSWPLANLQMAAALRYMHYDYKFVYGDGAHNGRHGGVLLPDALRWLWRDVR; encoded by the coding sequence ATGCGCCGCTTGTTTCTGCTGCCGCTGTTGGTCAGTTGCCCCCTGCTGCTCGTGGGCCGGGAGGCCATGCCCGCTGCGGATGATTACACCTACGGCCCGGATTCCCAGGTCCAGCCGGGCGTACCCCAGGGCAAGATCGTCAAATTCGAGTGGAAGGAAAGCAAAATCTATCCCGGCACGCAACGGGATTGCTGGATTTACATCCCCGCCCAGTACGACGGCCAGACGCCCCTGTGCTTGATGGTCTTCCAGGACGGCTTCAACTACCTCAATCCCAACGGGCCATTCCGCGTCCCGATCGTGTTCGACAATTTGATCCACAAAAAAGAGATTCCCCCGATGGCGGGCGTGTTCGTCAATCCCGGCGTCTTTCCTGCCCGTAAGGGGAAGGATGGCAAATTCGCCTCCAACCGCAGCGTGGAGTATGACACCCTCTCCAAGCAGTATGCGGAGTTTTTGGAGAAAGAGATACTGCCGGAGGTGGCCAAGCATGTGAAGCTGCGCCCGGAGGCGGAAGCCCACGGCATCGGCGGCATCAGCTCCGGCGGCATCTGCGCCTTCACGGCGGCCTGGGAACGCCCCGATCTGTTCAGCAAGGTCCTCTCCCACGTCGGCAGCTTCACCAACATCCGCGGCGGGGACATTTATCCCGGCTTGATCCGCAAGACCGCCCGCAAGCCGATCCGCATCTATCTGCAAGATGGCAGCGGGGACCTGGACAACGAACACGGAAGCTGGCCGCTGGCGAACTTGCAGATGGCCGCCGCCCTCCGTTACATGCACTACGACTACAAGTTCGTCTACGGCGATGGGGCGCACAATGGCCGGCACGGCGGCGTCCTCCTCCCGGATGCCCTCCGCTGGCTCTGGCGCGATGTCCGCTGA
- the gcvT gene encoding glycine cleavage system aminomethyltransferase GcvT, producing MSTLLRTALYDWHLAQGARIVPFAGWAMPLQYEGIVAEHLAVRKEAGMFDISHMGRLRCRGAGATQLLDSVCTNAIAPMQAGQVRYSLLCHERGGVLDDVLVYRWAEEEYSLVVNAANRDKVLAWLEQHRRSAAVQIQDETLATAMVAVQGPAAAAAVADLFADDLRRLKYYFACRTWCGSTAVWASRTGYTGEDGFEIVLPAEAALELWERLRGRGVKPCGLGARDTLRLEAGMPLYGHELTEEINPIQAGLAWAVKFSKGDFIGRSALEQARQDRTLPVRVGLEIEGRRAARRGHRVLSAEGQAVGTVTSGSFCPYLELSLAMAYVMPDSAAVGTPLQIELPGAFLRAAVVPLPFYKRTPAG from the coding sequence ATGAGCACACTGCTCCGCACAGCGTTGTACGACTGGCACCTGGCGCAGGGGGCGCGGATCGTGCCCTTCGCGGGCTGGGCCATGCCGCTCCAGTACGAGGGGATCGTGGCCGAGCACCTGGCGGTGCGCAAAGAGGCGGGGATGTTCGACATCTCCCACATGGGTCGGCTGCGCTGCCGGGGGGCGGGCGCGACTCAGCTTTTGGATTCCGTCTGCACCAATGCCATCGCTCCGATGCAGGCCGGCCAGGTGCGCTACAGCCTGCTCTGCCACGAGCGCGGCGGGGTGCTGGACGATGTGTTGGTGTACCGCTGGGCGGAGGAGGAATACAGCCTGGTGGTCAACGCGGCCAACCGGGACAAAGTGCTTGCCTGGCTGGAGCAGCACCGGCGCAGCGCGGCGGTCCAGATTCAGGACGAGACGCTGGCAACGGCGATGGTGGCGGTGCAGGGGCCAGCCGCCGCGGCAGCCGTGGCGGACCTCTTCGCGGACGACCTGCGCCGTCTCAAATACTATTTCGCCTGCCGGACCTGGTGCGGAAGCACCGCGGTGTGGGCCAGCCGCACCGGCTACACGGGGGAGGACGGCTTCGAGATTGTTCTGCCGGCGGAGGCCGCGCTGGAGCTGTGGGAACGCCTGCGGGGGCGCGGGGTCAAGCCCTGCGGCCTCGGCGCGCGGGACACCTTACGCCTGGAAGCGGGCATGCCCCTCTACGGCCACGAACTGACTGAGGAGATCAACCCGATCCAAGCGGGGCTGGCCTGGGCGGTGAAATTCAGCAAGGGAGACTTCATCGGCCGCAGTGCCCTGGAACAGGCACGCCAGGATCGGACCCTGCCGGTGCGTGTCGGCTTGGAAATCGAGGGGCGGCGGGCTGCCCGGAGGGGCCACCGCGTCCTGTCCGCCGAAGGGCAAGCGGTGGGCACGGTCACCAGCGGCAGTTTCTGCCCCTACCTGGAGCTGTCGCTAGCGATGGCTTACGTGATGCCGGACTCTGCCGCCGTGGGTACGCCGCTCCAGATCGAGCTGCCCGGAGCCTTCCTGCGGGCCGCGGTGGTCCCCCTGCCGTTTTACAAGCGGACGCCGGCCGGCTGA
- the gcvH gene encoding glycine cleavage system protein GcvH, translated as MHNPPDLRYTPTHEWVRWDGELATVGITRFAVEQLTEPTYLELPALGSTVEAGKPFGVIESVKSTSDLYAPLSGVVAERNSELLDDPASGRKGNLALILEDPFGRGWLIKIRPQPPVSLEHLLTAEQYEAQLAAEGH; from the coding sequence ATGCACAATCCTCCCGATTTGCGTTACACCCCCACGCACGAATGGGTCCGCTGGGACGGCGAGCTGGCCACCGTCGGCATCACCCGCTTCGCCGTCGAACAGTTGACCGAGCCGACGTACCTGGAACTGCCGGCCCTGGGCAGCACCGTGGAAGCGGGCAAGCCCTTCGGCGTCATCGAGTCGGTCAAATCGACCTCCGACCTCTACGCTCCACTCAGCGGCGTAGTCGCCGAACGCAACAGCGAGCTGCTCGATGACCCGGCCAGCGGACGCAAAGGGAACCTGGCCCTGATCCTGGAGGACCCGTTTGGCCGCGGCTGGCTCATCAAAATCCGCCCCCAGCCGCCTGTGAGCCTGGAGCACCTGCTGACCGCCGAGCAATACGAAGCCCAACTGGCCGCCGAAGGACACTGA